One genomic segment of Paenibacillus sp. FSL H8-0332 includes these proteins:
- the kdgT gene encoding 2-keto-3-deoxygluconate transporter, whose translation MKIKKTLDRIPGGMMLIPLFLGAIIHTAFPDAGEYFGGFTKGLMTGTVPILAVWFFCMGAAIDVRATGTVLRKSGTLVLTKIAVAWVVALIAIQFLPEGGVQTGFFAGLSVLAIISAMDMTNGGLYASIMQQYGTKEESGAFVLMSLESGPLVTMLILGSTGVAVFEPHLFVGAVLPFLVGFILGNLDHDLRAYFGRATQTLIPFFGFALGSSIDLGVIVDTGLLGILLGVVVIIITGIPLILADKFIGRGNGTAGLAASSTAGAAVANPMLVANMKPEFLPAAQSATALVAASVIVTSILVPVITAYYSDYMKKKNPPAAEGPIDAKAQKAAG comes from the coding sequence ATGAAAATCAAAAAGACACTGGATCGGATTCCCGGCGGAATGATGCTAATTCCACTATTTCTGGGAGCGATCATTCACACTGCTTTTCCTGATGCAGGCGAATATTTCGGAGGGTTCACCAAAGGCCTGATGACGGGCACCGTGCCGATTCTGGCCGTATGGTTCTTCTGTATGGGGGCCGCGATCGATGTCAGAGCCACCGGAACCGTACTGCGCAAATCGGGCACGCTGGTATTGACCAAGATTGCCGTGGCCTGGGTTGTTGCCCTGATCGCTATTCAGTTCCTGCCTGAGGGCGGGGTGCAAACCGGCTTCTTCGCCGGACTATCGGTCCTCGCCATCATCTCCGCTATGGATATGACCAACGGCGGGTTGTACGCTTCCATTATGCAGCAATATGGGACCAAGGAAGAATCCGGTGCCTTCGTGCTGATGTCACTCGAATCCGGGCCGCTCGTAACCATGCTCATTCTGGGCAGTACCGGTGTGGCTGTATTTGAACCGCATCTCTTCGTCGGCGCTGTCCTGCCGTTCCTTGTCGGATTCATCCTGGGTAACCTGGATCATGATCTGCGTGCCTACTTCGGCAGAGCCACCCAGACGCTCATTCCCTTCTTCGGCTTCGCCCTGGGCAGCTCGATCGACCTTGGCGTAATCGTTGACACCGGCCTGCTCGGTATTCTGCTTGGCGTTGTCGTTATTATTATTACAGGCATCCCGCTGATCCTGGCCGACAAATTCATTGGACGCGGTAACGGGACTGCCGGACTGGCCGCCTCCAGTACAGCCGGTGCTGCGGTCGCCAACCCTATGCTGGTAGCGAACATGAAGCCCGAATTCCTGCCGGCCGCCCAGTCCGCTACAGCGCTGGTAGCCGCATCCGTGATTGTTACCTCCATTCTCGTCCCGGTCATCACCGCCTATTATTCCGACTACATGAAGAAAAAGAACCCTCCGGCCGCAGAGGGACCTATAGATGCTAAGGCTCAGAAGGCAGCGGGTTAA
- a CDS encoding copper amine oxidase N-terminal domain-containing protein, producing MLPNVIAAAPATSPARSTLRPIQVNINGAFISADSSPFIQSGRTMIPIRTLASLGLHYSWDAIRHMVTVTNSSNDQFEMTQGQSMAYKNGAPVQMDSEANNYNGRIMVPAKFVSEAFGYSVYYEKIREIIFIQSQNFTPDAQAIHSADLKQARLAAISLPVRYSFKPGTSIQSDESQYYSYSFASKDATRYDYSNGEITTVVEITGTTATAIWQASETDIPGYPATTFGGVQPAYISDLFQDSFSYDNGVYNGYHTLSDGAVTTFKFPGLSYTDLIRAIPE from the coding sequence ATGCTTCCCAATGTTATTGCGGCCGCTCCTGCTACCAGCCCTGCCCGTTCCACGCTTAGACCCATACAAGTTAACATCAACGGTGCTTTTATCTCCGCCGACAGCAGTCCTTTTATACAATCTGGCCGAACGATGATTCCCATCCGCACGCTTGCTTCCCTGGGGCTCCACTATTCCTGGGACGCTATCCGCCATATGGTAACGGTCACAAATTCCTCCAATGACCAATTCGAAATGACACAGGGACAATCTATGGCTTACAAGAATGGCGCACCTGTACAAATGGATAGTGAAGCCAATAATTACAACGGACGAATCATGGTTCCCGCAAAGTTCGTCAGTGAGGCATTTGGATACAGTGTGTACTATGAAAAGATAAGGGAGATCATCTTCATTCAATCCCAGAATTTCACTCCTGATGCCCAGGCCATCCATTCAGCAGATCTGAAGCAGGCGCGCCTGGCGGCCATTTCGTTGCCGGTTCGCTACTCCTTCAAGCCTGGTACAAGTATACAAAGTGATGAGTCCCAATACTACAGCTATTCCTTTGCCTCAAAAGACGCCACCCGCTATGACTACAGCAATGGAGAAATAACCACTGTGGTTGAAATTACAGGCACAACGGCAACAGCCATATGGCAGGCTTCGGAGACAGATATCCCCGGTTATCCTGCAACTACGTTCGGCGGTGTGCAGCCAGCGTATATTTCCGATCTGTTTCAGGATTCTTTTAGCTACGACAACGGTGTGTATAACGGTTATCACACGCTTAGCGACGGCGCTGTAACAACATTTAAATTCCCCGGCCTCTCTTACACGGATCTGATCCGGGCCATCCCGGAGTAA
- a CDS encoding AraC family transcriptional regulator encodes METIRLLQQAIDYVEQNLHNAIGVEDIAGAAMTSKYHFQRMFHALTGFTVTEYVRNRRLTLAAEELAGTDGKVIDIALKYGYETPESFAKAFQRVHGVTPNMAKKKNVKLKSFSRISFQIQIKGESEMNYRMVEERGYGVMGKEVIIHQDAYSEIPAFVEKIWNDGTHDRINECAGRPAGSLLFGYYYDFREDGTKRYLMGTELPEGQKVPEELVNLTIQGQTYAVFDCLDKVPNDPELGSDIKNVWRRIYSEWFPSSGFEQVEGPCIEKYFWTNDEHDECICEVWIPVVKK; translated from the coding sequence ATGGAAACGATACGGCTGCTCCAGCAGGCGATTGATTACGTAGAGCAGAATCTGCATAACGCCATTGGCGTCGAGGATATTGCCGGAGCGGCGATGACCTCGAAGTACCATTTTCAGCGGATGTTCCATGCCTTGACAGGGTTCACTGTTACCGAATATGTACGCAATAGGCGTCTTACGCTGGCGGCGGAAGAACTGGCAGGGACGGACGGCAAGGTGATCGACATTGCGCTGAAGTACGGGTACGAGACGCCGGAGTCCTTCGCTAAAGCGTTTCAGCGGGTGCATGGGGTGACCCCCAATATGGCGAAGAAAAAGAACGTGAAGCTCAAATCGTTCTCCCGCATCTCCTTTCAAATTCAGATCAAAGGGGAAAGCGAAATGAATTACAGGATGGTTGAAGAGAGGGGCTATGGCGTCATGGGTAAGGAGGTTATTATCCACCAGGATGCTTATAGCGAAATCCCTGCGTTCGTAGAGAAAATCTGGAACGATGGGACGCATGACCGGATTAACGAATGTGCCGGAAGACCTGCCGGTTCGCTGCTGTTCGGTTATTACTATGACTTCCGTGAGGATGGGACAAAACGCTATCTGATGGGAACGGAACTGCCGGAAGGACAGAAGGTACCAGAAGAGCTGGTTAATCTGACTATACAAGGCCAGACGTATGCTGTATTCGATTGCCTGGATAAGGTGCCCAACGACCCGGAGCTGGGGTCAGACATTAAGAATGTGTGGCGGCGGATCTATTCGGAATGGTTCCCGTCGTCAGGCTTTGAACAAGTAGAAGGTCCGTGCATCGAGAAATACTTTTGGACGAATGATGAGCACGATGAATGTATTTGCGAGGTATGGATTCCTGTAGTGAAGAAATAG
- a CDS encoding GNAT family N-acetyltransferase, with protein MKLSDIRCERLREKDSLTATKLLSLDADSGPDLLQVLEEEPELFIAAYVDETLIALVQMEASIPQSHLNVFVAPQYRRQGIGRALMQMAEAQLQAGGTRKVSTSVRFGVSSSLAFARSLGYAPYYSLIYMERTGGSFTQETASARLYRDEDFVAAHSLYANAFHEMRVSVGCFPDSVVAEPNEGRRNAWAADAQDRLVYELDGEIAAYSHLHGNEISSISVRSDLQGRGIGRTFVKYLCNEIHRRGYTRVILSCVVGNEAIHLYNSLGFQETHRMEYMIKNPDNSEHSRSGPSLPASLQ; from the coding sequence ATGAAACTATCAGACATCCGCTGCGAACGCCTGCGCGAGAAGGATTCTCTCACCGCCACAAAACTATTAAGCCTGGACGCGGACTCTGGTCCTGACCTCCTGCAGGTGCTGGAAGAAGAGCCGGAACTATTTATTGCCGCTTATGTAGATGAGACGCTTATTGCGTTAGTCCAAATGGAAGCGTCCATCCCCCAGTCTCATTTGAATGTATTTGTCGCCCCACAGTATCGCAGACAAGGCATTGGCAGGGCATTGATGCAGATGGCAGAAGCTCAATTACAGGCAGGCGGAACCCGAAAGGTCAGTACTTCTGTCCGGTTCGGGGTATCCTCTTCTCTTGCGTTTGCCCGCAGCCTTGGCTATGCTCCATACTATTCACTTATTTATATGGAACGGACCGGCGGTTCTTTTACTCAGGAAACAGCCTCAGCAAGGTTGTATAGAGATGAGGACTTTGTTGCCGCCCATTCGCTGTATGCTAATGCTTTTCATGAAATGCGGGTGAGTGTCGGCTGCTTCCCCGATTCTGTGGTTGCAGAGCCTAATGAAGGCAGACGAAACGCCTGGGCAGCGGATGCGCAGGACCGTTTGGTCTATGAGCTTGACGGGGAAATTGCTGCGTACAGCCACCTCCACGGGAATGAAATCAGCAGTATTAGTGTACGTTCAGACCTTCAGGGACGCGGAATCGGACGAACCTTCGTGAAGTACTTATGCAATGAGATCCATCGGCGCGGCTACACACGCGTTATCCTATCCTGCGTCGTTGGTAACGAAGCCATACATTTGTATAACAGCCTTGGATTTCAGGAGACGCATAGAATGGAGTATATGATAAAAAATCCGGACAACTCAGAGCATTCCCGGTCAGGCCCCTCCCTGCCCGCTTCTCTACAATGA
- a CDS encoding Ada metal-binding domain-containing protein, with amino-acid sequence MDPQLFERIYETVVRREPTYDGIYYTAVRTTHIVCRPSCRARTPKAANVVFYGSLQEAISAGFRPCKRCRPEEGGTLRPDAVLAAQADTIMDGRFGSKLTLESMAAELKVSPFHLQRTYKRVTGQSPAARLDALRTEEARRLLTETAAGMAEVGGAVGFRTPSHFAAWFVKKTGLSPTEYRSKHNEGGNQHEPKPE; translated from the coding sequence ATGGACCCGCAATTGTTCGAGCGTATCTATGAAACGGTGGTGCGGCGTGAGCCGACCTATGACGGGATCTACTATACGGCGGTGCGGACGACCCATATTGTCTGCCGCCCTTCCTGCCGGGCGAGAACGCCAAAGGCAGCGAATGTTGTTTTCTATGGCTCCTTGCAGGAGGCTATTTCGGCAGGCTTCCGTCCCTGCAAAAGATGCCGCCCCGAGGAAGGCGGCACCCTCCGTCCGGATGCAGTTCTGGCGGCGCAGGCAGATACCATTATGGACGGGCGGTTCGGCAGTAAGCTGACCCTGGAGTCGATGGCTGCAGAGCTGAAGGTCAGCCCGTTCCACCTGCAGCGCACCTATAAGCGGGTAACCGGCCAGTCACCGGCTGCCAGATTGGATGCGCTGCGCACAGAAGAAGCCCGCAGGCTGTTGACGGAGACCGCAGCGGGGATGGCTGAAGTCGGCGGAGCTGTGGGGTTCCGTACGCCCTCTCATTTTGCCGCCTGGTTCGTGAAGAAGACGGGGCTGTCCCCTACAGAGTACCGCAGCAAGCATAACGAAGGAGGAAACCAACATGAACCCAAGCCGGAATAA
- a CDS encoding methylated-DNA--[protein]-cysteine S-methyltransferase has protein sequence MNPSRNNSRSTNTIMIYHHTLNPGNGEWTLWASDKGLIRVSFPQDEGQLPASWLKMYAPAHELMKDAGRFEQLGVITLLERYFAGEPVDFSSVELDLWGTPFQQEVWRGLLTIPHGETASYKQLAERIGRPLAVRAVGAANGQNPVPVIVPCHRVIGANGTLTGFRGGLQMKQELLQLEGILNVKAAGHERFAF, from the coding sequence ATGAACCCAAGCCGGAATAACAGCCGGAGTACCAATACTATTATGATTTATCATCATACCCTGAATCCCGGAAACGGGGAGTGGACCCTGTGGGCCAGCGATAAAGGCCTGATCCGCGTATCCTTCCCGCAGGACGAAGGGCAATTGCCCGCCTCCTGGTTGAAAATGTATGCGCCTGCCCATGAGCTCATGAAGGATGCCGGGAGATTTGAACAGCTTGGGGTGATAACGCTGCTGGAGCGGTATTTTGCCGGAGAGCCGGTAGATTTCAGCAGTGTTGAGCTGGATCTGTGGGGCACCCCGTTTCAGCAGGAGGTCTGGCGGGGGCTGCTTACCATCCCGCACGGGGAGACTGCCAGCTACAAGCAATTGGCTGAGCGGATCGGCAGACCGTTGGCTGTCCGTGCTGTCGGTGCGGCCAACGGGCAGAACCCGGTGCCGGTCATTGTACCCTGCCACCGGGTCATTGGCGCGAATGGTACCTTAACCGGCTTCCGGGGCGGACTCCAGATGAAGCAGGAGCTGCTCCAGCTGGAGGGTATTTTGAATGTAAAGGCGGCTGGTCATGAACGATTTGCTTTTTAA
- a CDS encoding DNA-3-methyladenine glycosylase 2, which produces MNDLLFKLQLPEDFDLGACLEYMNRSPLECLFRTDEAGVSRMFRIEGGPLLVRLSVSEGHKLSVTRLHGAVPGALEQEQLARYIVEWFDLDRDLAPFYKLAAADPLLGPLASQHRGLRIIGIPDLFEALCWAILGQQVNLAFAYRLKQRLTAEYGEALEWEGQTYYRFPGPEVFAEVQVEELCTLQLTRSKAQTVLTVASLITSGELSREELLALPSPAAAEQRLLQIRGIGPWTSQYVRMRCLRDASSFPVGDVGLQNVIKFLTGMDRKPTPAELLELARPWQGWEAYATFYLWRALY; this is translated from the coding sequence ATGAACGATTTGCTTTTTAAGCTGCAGCTGCCGGAGGACTTCGACCTGGGGGCCTGTCTGGAGTACATGAACCGCTCGCCGCTGGAATGTCTGTTCCGCACGGATGAAGCAGGCGTCAGCCGGATGTTCAGGATAGAGGGCGGCCCGCTCCTGGTGAGGCTCAGTGTGTCAGAGGGCCACAAGCTGAGTGTAACCCGGCTGCATGGGGCGGTTCCCGGTGCGCTGGAGCAGGAGCAGCTGGCCCGCTACATTGTGGAATGGTTTGATCTGGACCGGGACCTTGCCCCGTTCTATAAGCTGGCGGCTGCGGACCCGCTGCTCGGGCCGCTGGCCAGCCAGCACCGGGGGCTGCGGATCATCGGCATCCCGGATCTGTTCGAGGCGTTATGCTGGGCGATTCTGGGGCAGCAGGTGAATCTGGCTTTTGCCTACAGGCTGAAGCAGCGGCTGACTGCTGAATACGGGGAAGCGCTGGAATGGGAGGGGCAGACCTACTACCGTTTCCCTGGCCCGGAGGTATTCGCAGAGGTGCAGGTAGAAGAGTTGTGCACCTTGCAGCTAACCCGCAGCAAAGCACAGACGGTGCTTACCGTAGCCTCGCTGATCACCAGCGGGGAGCTAAGCCGGGAGGAGCTGCTGGCACTCCCGTCCCCGGCCGCCGCCGAGCAGCGGCTGCTGCAGATCCGCGGGATTGGCCCGTGGACCTCGCAGTATGTGCGGATGCGCTGCCTGCGCGATGCGTCCTCGTTCCCTGTAGGCGATGTCGGCCTGCAAAATGTGATCAAGTTCCTCACCGGCATGGACCGCAAGCCGACACCGGCGGAGCTGCTGGAGCTGGCCCGGCCGTGGCAAGGCTGGGAAGCCTACGCCACCTTCTACTTGTGGCGGGCGTTATATTAG
- a CDS encoding VOC family protein produces MKLQMNPYILVDGSAQEAIAFYQEALGAAVLFKQTMGEGPQNPDAPMTEQEKAQIAHAVLLAGETKFFVADYEPGMPRSRGNNINICLTVETEAEAQQLFNSLKVGGTVDIELAPAYYSPAYGMVTDKFGVCFQIFMDNRK; encoded by the coding sequence ATGAAACTGCAAATGAACCCTTATATTCTGGTGGACGGATCTGCCCAGGAGGCGATAGCTTTTTATCAGGAGGCGCTTGGCGCTGCGGTGCTGTTCAAGCAAACGATGGGCGAAGGCCCGCAGAACCCGGACGCCCCGATGACGGAGCAGGAGAAAGCGCAGATTGCCCATGCGGTGCTGCTGGCGGGAGAGACGAAGTTTTTTGTGGCGGATTATGAGCCGGGTATGCCGCGCAGCCGGGGCAATAACATCAACATCTGTCTCACGGTGGAGACCGAGGCTGAAGCACAGCAGCTATTCAATTCACTGAAGGTAGGCGGCACCGTCGATATCGAGCTGGCCCCGGCCTACTACAGTCCCGCTTACGGCATGGTGACCGATAAGTTCGGCGTATGCTTCCAGATTTTCATGGATAACAGGAAGTAG
- a CDS encoding YafY family protein: MSKSKRLLDLMMTVNRKRKFTVRELADEFHVSSRTILRDLQELGELGVPLYSEVGPHGGYQVLSERILPPIAFTEEEAVAIFFASHALRHYKYLPFKEESLSALHKFYNYMSGDVRDRIDEMKNRIDFLTPARQAEFPYLPQLLDAATGQKVLLIDYQSKGRRQQRWIQPVGIYASNGLWYCPAYCFLRGGIRTFRCDRIQSAGYDEAGPAALDLRHIHLDNTEHYGSPPQEQAEQSLIRLYVELGNEGVQACEGEVWSPQLLHIRADGTGWLEGEIPGSDLGFFARFVIGLCSEATVQEPPELVAEVKRTLTEMLEKYK; this comes from the coding sequence GTGTCGAAATCCAAAAGGCTGCTGGACCTCATGATGACTGTCAACCGCAAGCGTAAATTCACCGTCAGGGAGCTGGCTGACGAATTCCATGTCTCCTCACGCACGATTCTCAGGGATTTACAGGAGCTTGGGGAGCTGGGCGTACCGCTCTATTCCGAAGTGGGGCCGCATGGAGGGTATCAGGTGCTGAGCGAGAGAATCCTGCCGCCGATTGCGTTCACGGAGGAAGAGGCGGTGGCGATATTTTTTGCCAGCCATGCCCTGCGCCATTATAAATATCTTCCCTTCAAGGAAGAATCCTTATCCGCCTTGCACAAATTCTATAACTACATGTCTGGCGATGTCCGTGACCGGATTGATGAGATGAAGAACAGAATTGATTTCCTGACCCCGGCACGGCAGGCGGAATTCCCTTATCTTCCCCAACTGCTGGACGCGGCTACCGGGCAAAAAGTGCTGCTGATCGATTACCAATCGAAGGGCCGGCGGCAGCAAAGGTGGATTCAGCCCGTCGGCATCTATGCCAGTAACGGCCTGTGGTATTGTCCGGCGTATTGCTTCCTGCGGGGCGGCATCCGTACTTTCCGCTGCGACCGGATTCAGTCTGCCGGGTATGATGAAGCGGGACCGGCCGCGCTTGATCTGCGTCATATCCACTTGGACAATACGGAGCATTACGGCAGCCCGCCGCAGGAGCAGGCCGAACAAAGCCTTATCCGGCTGTACGTGGAGCTGGGGAATGAAGGGGTCCAGGCCTGTGAAGGGGAGGTATGGTCCCCGCAGCTGCTGCATATCCGTGCAGACGGCACAGGCTGGCTGGAGGGAGAGATTCCGGGAAGCGATCTGGGCTTCTTCGCACGGTTTGTGATTGGCCTGTGCAGTGAGGCTACCGTGCAGGAGCCGCCGGAGCTGGTAGCAGAGGTGAAGCGGACGCTAACCGAAATGCTGGAGAAATATAAATAG
- a CDS encoding hemoblobin-interacting domain-containing protein, which produces MIARGKTNRLRFMPTVSKMLAVVITAVSVLTVSPGAGYADPAVSEITSATAEVSSNNAAVTVTFNTYAQPAGSLSDLMDGIQIERSGSEQWVDLAADSAGNDISMNGDGALVITLGTALTGTDNSIQIAAGAVMNTEERLSANVLTLSSIAAHDITAPVVTGSRSNDGSWLRVFFDENFSLNVPDGATGEQAAAFLKSRLSVAGDGEHFAPFTNNEGSAYQNNARELYLNYNNNMKIISGLNTVIRIASGTLKDAAGNLNAEMNLHVSPPIIQSVAVSNDNHDVVVTFNKEVLNNTSSDDNLKSNIYLVRTVSGQEKSLKALVAQDTVSIESNKLSIHFAEALSGTESQISINGGALTDLNGNVQEQRTISGFLETAVGGVDPNPADTTMPAYLYSSVSDDYQNITFVFNEEIFNAKGSDSKFLEDVQWYDPYRNQWLYTLPSDVTFTFSGTKLILHFPEPLTGYQYYYQINPGHFMDAAGNVLTGYAATNWIYPQNQAAGLSYNGGYFSGDGRFLSLSFNTNTALADQTLVDGVSHLNEYITISTDHGVTYSALDPLDTVSLYGSQIGIIFYNAKQQGSVKVKVAPGVLSDLYDSKRNSTVEATVAYNTPELTGYFYSNTESEFAFTDNAAWREHVGKVTVYDRNVGQYRTLNASEYVLSEGKLTLAGGIFTAGTRYTVTVDAEGYSSKYLEGGAYKSSEVFSMTAPVVTADNGITATIRLFNNAYAEEVNGNQTILFELFDGNAPVSIVAANLKLSTGTYSANFNVSDVAVNPNYSVKAYVVSRYGNDPANLGLNLATVKTPLELDLAILAANENNNNND; this is translated from the coding sequence ATGATAGCAAGAGGCAAAACAAACAGGCTGAGATTCATGCCAACCGTGTCCAAAATGTTGGCTGTGGTGATTACAGCAGTATCTGTACTGACGGTGTCACCCGGTGCAGGCTATGCAGACCCGGCAGTCTCGGAAATCACCTCTGCAACAGCAGAAGTGAGCAGCAATAATGCCGCTGTAACCGTAACCTTCAATACCTATGCCCAGCCTGCGGGCAGCCTGTCCGATCTGATGGACGGTATTCAAATCGAACGTTCCGGTTCGGAGCAATGGGTGGATCTTGCGGCAGACAGCGCCGGCAATGACATCAGCATGAATGGAGATGGTGCGTTAGTGATCACGCTGGGCACTGCGCTAACCGGCACCGACAATAGCATTCAGATTGCAGCAGGCGCGGTTATGAATACGGAAGAACGTCTCTCTGCCAATGTCCTTACCCTCTCTTCCATTGCAGCACACGATATTACCGCTCCTGTTGTTACAGGCTCCAGATCGAATGATGGCAGCTGGTTGAGAGTGTTTTTCGATGAGAACTTCTCGCTTAACGTGCCTGACGGGGCTACCGGCGAGCAAGCAGCGGCTTTCCTGAAAAGCCGACTGAGTGTAGCTGGCGACGGGGAGCACTTTGCTCCGTTTACGAATAATGAGGGATCTGCCTATCAGAACAACGCCCGCGAGTTGTATCTGAATTACAATAATAATATGAAAATCATTTCTGGGCTAAATACAGTCATCCGGATCGCAAGCGGCACACTAAAGGATGCGGCAGGAAATCTAAATGCGGAAATGAATCTGCATGTGAGTCCCCCAATAATCCAGTCGGTGGCTGTCAGCAATGACAATCATGATGTAGTGGTGACCTTTAATAAAGAAGTGTTAAATAACACCTCTTCGGACGATAACCTGAAAAGCAATATTTACTTAGTCAGAACAGTCTCCGGACAAGAGAAGTCCCTCAAGGCTCTGGTTGCACAAGACACTGTATCCATTGAATCCAACAAGCTGAGTATTCATTTCGCTGAAGCACTCTCCGGCACGGAGAGTCAAATTTCCATTAACGGAGGAGCACTCACCGATCTCAACGGAAATGTCCAGGAACAAAGAACGATCAGCGGTTTTCTGGAGACGGCTGTTGGAGGTGTAGACCCGAATCCGGCAGACACAACTATGCCGGCATATCTGTATTCTTCCGTGTCCGATGATTATCAGAATATTACTTTCGTGTTCAATGAGGAGATCTTTAATGCTAAGGGGAGTGACAGCAAATTCCTGGAGGATGTGCAGTGGTACGATCCTTACAGAAATCAATGGCTGTATACCTTGCCTTCAGACGTTACGTTCACCTTCTCAGGCACTAAGCTCATCCTGCATTTCCCGGAGCCGCTCACAGGCTACCAGTATTATTATCAGATCAATCCGGGGCATTTCATGGATGCAGCCGGGAATGTTCTGACTGGTTACGCAGCTACAAACTGGATTTACCCTCAGAATCAAGCAGCAGGGCTGTCTTACAATGGCGGTTATTTTTCAGGTGACGGACGTTTCTTGAGCTTGTCGTTCAACACTAATACTGCTCTTGCCGATCAGACGCTTGTTGACGGAGTATCCCATCTGAATGAGTACATTACCATTTCTACTGATCATGGAGTAACCTATTCAGCCCTGGATCCGCTGGATACCGTATCTCTGTATGGCTCCCAGATCGGCATCATCTTCTACAATGCCAAACAGCAGGGCTCGGTGAAAGTCAAAGTAGCTCCGGGTGTGCTTAGCGATCTATATGACAGTAAGCGCAACAGCACAGTTGAGGCAACAGTTGCCTATAATACCCCTGAACTCACAGGATATTTCTACAGTAACACGGAAAGCGAGTTTGCTTTTACCGACAATGCGGCCTGGAGAGAACATGTAGGAAAGGTAACTGTCTATGACCGGAATGTGGGACAATACAGAACATTGAATGCCTCAGAATATGTATTAAGCGAAGGGAAGCTAACCTTGGCCGGGGGGATATTCACAGCAGGAACCCGGTACACGGTTACTGTGGATGCCGAAGGCTACAGCAGTAAATATCTGGAGGGTGGAGCTTATAAATCTTCAGAAGTATTCTCTATGACTGCGCCGGTGGTTACCGCCGACAATGGAATTACAGCAACGATCCGGTTGTTTAACAATGCCTATGCTGAAGAAGTGAATGGAAATCAGACGATCCTATTTGAGCTCTTCGACGGCAATGCACCGGTTAGTATTGTTGCGGCTAATTTGAAGTTAAGTACGGGAACGTATTCTGCCAATTTCAATGTGAGTGATGTTGCGGTGAACCCGAATTATTCAGTAAAAGCCTATGTGGTTAGCCGGTATGGCAATGATCCTGCGAACCTCGGACTCAATCTGGCAACAGTTAAGACTCCGCTGGAACTGGATTTGGCGATACTGGCTGCCAATGAAAATAATAATAATAACGACTAG